The Flavobacteriales bacterium genome contains a region encoding:
- a CDS encoding fumarylacetoacetase: MIEANNPNLKTWLEVIQSSDFPIQNIPFGIANINNSKFGVSRIGDTVINLSKSYELGAFHGILSENY; the protein is encoded by the coding sequence ATGATTGAAGCTAATAATCCAAATTTAAAAACTTGGTTAGAGGTAATACAAAGTAGTGACTTCCCAATACAAAATATCCCTTTCGGAATAGCAAATATTAACAACAGTAAATTCGGAGTAAGCCGAATTGGTGATACAGTAATAAACCTATCAAAGTCGTATGAACTAGGGGCATTTCATGGTATCCTTTCTGAAAACTATT
- a CDS encoding DUF2279 domain-containing protein, whose translation MRSLIVCICLLSQISFAQKADSTRAFHIALGTEIVLYSTTMYALNDLWYKDYPKSSFHWINDNSNWLQMDKVGHATTAYQVGMLGKDLMEWGGVSEKKALWYGGLYGAFFLTTIETLDGFSEEWGASWGDLIANTSGTFVFIGQELLWNEQRIQMKYSFKPSEYAKYRPDLLGSNLLQQSIKDYNGQVYWLSFNINAFKNTSLPDWLNVAIGYGADGMYNGNPHEEGTYREFYASLDVNLRKIKTDKKFLDKALKILSFIKVPMPAFKLSQNKLTFYPLHYGQ comes from the coding sequence ATGAGGAGCTTGATAGTTTGTATATGTTTATTGAGTCAAATCAGTTTTGCTCAAAAGGCTGATAGTACTAGAGCATTCCACATTGCCCTTGGTACTGAAATAGTGCTGTATTCTACTACAATGTATGCTCTTAACGATTTGTGGTATAAGGACTATCCTAAGAGTAGTTTTCATTGGATTAATGATAATTCCAATTGGTTGCAAATGGATAAAGTAGGACATGCTACAACTGCTTATCAAGTAGGTATGTTAGGTAAAGACCTAATGGAATGGGGTGGTGTAAGTGAAAAAAAAGCATTGTGGTATGGTGGTTTGTATGGTGCATTTTTTCTAACCACCATTGAAACTTTAGATGGTTTTTCGGAAGAATGGGGAGCTTCTTGGGGAGATTTAATAGCAAATACAAGTGGAACTTTTGTATTTATTGGTCAAGAACTTCTGTGGAATGAACAAAGAATACAAATGAAGTATTCTTTTAAACCCAGTGAATACGCCAAATACAGACCGGATTTATTAGGTTCAAATTTACTTCAACAGTCAATAAAAGATTATAACGGTCAAGTCTATTGGTTGTCGTTCAATATAAATGCTTTTAAAAACACATCATTGCCAGATTGGTTGAATGTGGCTATTGGATATGGTGCCGATGGTATGTATAATGGCAACCCCCATGAAGAAGGAACGTACAGAGAATTTTATGCTAGTTTAGATGTCAATTTGAGAAAGATAAAAACTGATAAAAAGTTTTTAGACAAAGCACTAAAAATATTGAGCTTTATTAAGGTACCTATGCCAGCATTTAAGTTATCACAAAACAAACTGACTTTTTACCCCTTACATTATGGACAATAA
- a CDS encoding Smr/MutS family protein, with the protein MDNKIRIGDKIKFLDSEGGGEVISILGDLYIILTNEGFEEKHSLNSIIKVNEDLEKSLKTTYVPDGFKKLTKKVQKDSIFKSKTPLVWEIDIHIENLVDNFYHMSNYEIVNYQLDKCENIIHKALKAKVHKLVIIHGKGQGVLRKEVHNLLYSFRLDFKDSDYMRYSGGATDVFFR; encoded by the coding sequence ATGGACAATAAAATAAGAATAGGGGATAAAATAAAGTTTTTAGACTCTGAAGGAGGTGGCGAAGTCATTTCAATATTAGGTGATTTATACATAATATTAACTAATGAAGGTTTTGAAGAAAAACATTCATTAAATTCTATTATTAAAGTTAATGAAGACCTAGAGAAAAGTTTAAAAACAACCTATGTTCCTGATGGATTTAAAAAGTTAACTAAAAAAGTGCAAAAAGATTCCATTTTCAAATCTAAAACACCATTGGTTTGGGAAATTGATATTCATATTGAAAATTTAGTTGACAATTTTTATCACATGAGTAATTATGAAATAGTTAACTATCAATTGGATAAGTGTGAAAATATCATTCATAAAGCATTAAAAGCTAAAGTTCATAAATTAGTAATCATTCACGGAAAAGGCCAAGGTGTATTAAGAAAAGAAGTACATAATTTATTGTACTCATTTAGACTTGATTTTAAAGACTCAGATTACATGAGGTATTCTGGTGGTGCTACTGATGTTTTCTTTAGATAA
- a CDS encoding OmpA family protein — MKKRLLLCLLAFGTLGLLAQDLPQNPEPGKCYVRCTTPDIYVNEEVKVQIKPSYKIIKTIPAKFEKRTEKVLVKAEEKKLKVIPAKWGKEVIEYVKKDGSSILTPTAAKFNNDVETIEIKPKYAQWEMGDSNPDCESNNPDDCKIWCYKGYPAEFKTINIKKLDQNANVNRNPIESEKATYTRKIITEPARVVEEIIPAEYATITKNVRVEDAKTIEEIVPAEYVTITREVLKEKGGLTQWKEVDCSLVEYQVLPINWDLNSYVLTNQAKSIIDNKLLPILANNPTAKLEIASHTDSRGTDESNQLLSERRAQAVVNYLQERGINSSLLVANGYGEKRLKNRCSDGVSCTEREHAVNRRTEFRLINN, encoded by the coding sequence ATGAAAAAACGACTACTCTTATGCCTATTGGCATTCGGCACTCTTGGTTTATTAGCACAAGACTTGCCTCAAAATCCAGAACCTGGTAAATGTTATGTTAGGTGTACCACTCCCGACATATACGTCAATGAAGAAGTAAAGGTACAAATCAAACCCTCTTACAAAATAATCAAAACCATTCCCGCTAAATTTGAAAAAAGAACAGAAAAAGTTCTAGTAAAGGCAGAGGAGAAAAAATTAAAAGTTATTCCTGCAAAATGGGGTAAAGAAGTGATAGAGTATGTAAAAAAAGACGGTTCATCTATACTTACTCCAACAGCTGCAAAATTCAATAATGACGTTGAAACTATTGAGATTAAGCCAAAATACGCTCAATGGGAAATGGGTGATTCAAACCCTGATTGTGAATCTAACAACCCAGATGATTGTAAAATATGGTGCTACAAAGGATATCCTGCTGAATTTAAAACCATTAACATTAAAAAACTAGACCAAAACGCAAATGTAAATAGAAACCCTATCGAATCTGAAAAAGCTACATATACTAGAAAGATAATAACAGAACCAGCAAGAGTTGTAGAAGAAATAATTCCGGCTGAATATGCAACAATCACTAAGAATGTGAGAGTTGAAGATGCTAAAACTATTGAAGAAATAGTACCAGCAGAATACGTTACTATTACTAGAGAAGTTTTAAAAGAAAAAGGTGGTTTAACACAATGGAAAGAGGTTGACTGTAGTTTGGTTGAATACCAAGTACTACCAATCAATTGGGATTTAAATAGTTATGTACTAACCAATCAAGCTAAAAGCATAATTGATAACAAGTTACTCCCTATTTTAGCTAATAACCCTACTGCTAAACTTGAAATTGCTTCTCATACTGACTCGAGAGGAACTGATGAGTCTAATCAATTACTTTCTGAAAGAAGAGCACAAGCTGTTGTAAACTATCTCCAAGAAAGAGGTATAAACTCAAGCTTATTAGTTGCTAATGGTTACGGAGAGAAAAGACTTAAAAATAGATGTTCTGATGGAGTATCTTGTACAGAAAGAGAACATGCTGTAAATAGAAGAACAGAGTTTAGATTGATTAATAACTAA
- a CDS encoding DUF5106 domain-containing protein yields MRKYLFYTLLFLVVISNNSFSQDAYRFEGQVRGLQDSTCMLAYYYGDKQFAKDTAEIDKEGRFVFSGDETLDHGMYMVVLPDGNYFEMVVTEDRFSFTTSLDNLIGDMKFTNSYENEKFYGYMQFISEKQKALKELQSKKENVSEKEAKSIDIQIEEMGKVVMDFQTNFTSNNPDILFSKILNASKDVEMPKLPLLADGTDDKDLQFKYYKSHFFDTFDFSDDRLLRTPVFHSKINTYLENLTAKTPDSLIVSCDYLIEKSRANPDVFRYVVSYLTSTYERSKIMGLEKVFVHLVNKYYKTNEVTWVDEAQMFKIIDRAETIEPLMIGSKAPNLVLRDSSDIIHNMYQVNKDLTMVIFYDPDCGHCKKEIPVIKQNYDEWLNDGISIEVIAVSVELDREKWVDFINTYDIGDWTNVAEFKTFVDGEFNRQNDPYVTPFPYIKQLYDINGTPKVYLLDKDKNILVNAIKGNIGVEQLSEVVLKEAKK; encoded by the coding sequence ATGAGAAAATACTTGTTTTATACGCTATTGTTTTTAGTTGTAATTAGTAATAATTCTTTTTCACAAGATGCCTACAGGTTTGAAGGTCAAGTTAGAGGATTACAAGATTCAACTTGTATGCTGGCTTATTATTATGGGGATAAGCAATTTGCAAAAGATACTGCTGAAATAGATAAAGAAGGCCGCTTTGTATTTAGTGGTGATGAAACCTTAGACCACGGCATGTATATGGTAGTATTACCAGATGGAAATTATTTTGAAATGGTAGTGACTGAAGATCGCTTTTCGTTCACCACATCTCTAGACAATTTGATTGGAGATATGAAATTTACTAATTCTTACGAAAATGAAAAGTTTTACGGATATATGCAGTTTATCTCCGAAAAGCAAAAAGCCCTAAAAGAGCTACAATCCAAAAAAGAAAATGTTAGCGAAAAAGAAGCTAAAAGTATTGATATACAAATTGAAGAAATGGGCAAAGTAGTAATGGATTTTCAAACTAATTTCACATCTAATAACCCTGATATCTTATTCAGCAAAATATTAAATGCAAGTAAAGATGTTGAAATGCCGAAACTCCCATTATTAGCTGATGGTACTGACGATAAAGATTTACAATTTAAATATTATAAATCTCACTTTTTCGACACCTTTGATTTTTCTGATGATAGATTACTAAGAACCCCTGTATTTCATAGTAAAATAAATACCTATTTAGAAAACTTAACAGCTAAAACACCAGATTCTCTCATAGTTTCTTGTGACTACCTTATTGAAAAATCACGAGCAAATCCAGACGTATTTAGATATGTTGTCTCGTATCTGACTTCCACATATGAACGTTCTAAAATAATGGGTTTAGAGAAAGTATTCGTGCATCTAGTAAATAAGTATTACAAAACCAATGAGGTAACTTGGGTTGATGAAGCTCAAATGTTTAAAATTATTGATAGAGCTGAAACTATAGAACCTCTGATGATTGGCTCTAAAGCTCCAAATTTAGTGCTTAGAGACTCCTCAGATATTATTCATAATATGTATCAAGTCAACAAAGATTTAACTATGGTTATTTTCTACGACCCTGATTGTGGACATTGTAAAAAAGAGATACCTGTAATAAAGCAAAATTATGACGAATGGTTAAATGATGGAATTAGTATTGAAGTCATAGCAGTAAGTGTAGAGTTAGACCGAGAAAAATGGGTTGATTTTATTAATACATACGACATTGGCGATTGGACAAATGTTGCCGAATTTAAAACCTTTGTTGATGGTGAGTTCAATAGACAAAACGACCCTTATGTTACACCCTTTCCTTATATTAAACAGTTGTACGATATAAACGGAACACCAAAAGTATATCTATTAGATAAGGATAAAAATATTTTGGTTAATGCTATAAAAGGAAATATTGGAGTAGAACAATTGTCTGAAGTAGTTCTTAAAGAGGCAAAAAAATAA
- a CDS encoding DMT family transporter: MHLIVVLLGLTGVLGKLIDTGSTVLVWYRMLIAFLFLSIYIYFKTNSIRVSRKHFIQIISIGCIVAAHWLFFFESIKVSNVSVAVVCMGTSSLFSSILEPLIIKRKIFLREIILAVLVLIAIGIAMNADFSYVKGYVYGIAAAFLATLFTILNALYVDKVESEKITSIEMLGGFLFVCIYMLFSNSFSLADLVISWNDIFYLIILGGLCTSFAFVVSIEVMKFLSPYNVIMAVNLEPIYSIILALVLFGESESMNFSFYLGAVLIIGAVSLDGYLKKKEDKKSIK; encoded by the coding sequence ATGCACCTAATAGTAGTTCTTTTAGGCTTGACTGGTGTTCTCGGTAAGCTTATAGATACTGGTTCTACTGTATTGGTATGGTATCGTATGCTTATTGCCTTTTTATTTTTGAGTATTTACATATATTTTAAAACAAACTCAATAAGAGTTTCAAGAAAACATTTCATTCAAATCATTAGTATTGGTTGTATTGTTGCAGCGCACTGGTTATTCTTTTTTGAAAGCATAAAAGTGTCCAATGTTTCTGTAGCTGTGGTTTGTATGGGTACCTCTTCCCTATTTTCTTCTATTCTAGAGCCACTAATTATCAAAAGAAAAATATTTCTTAGGGAGATTATATTAGCTGTTTTAGTACTTATAGCAATCGGAATTGCTATGAATGCTGACTTTTCTTATGTTAAAGGATATGTATATGGTATTGCTGCAGCATTCTTAGCAACTTTATTTACAATTTTAAATGCTCTGTACGTAGATAAAGTAGAATCAGAAAAAATAACTTCTATTGAAATGCTAGGCGGCTTTCTTTTTGTCTGTATATATATGTTGTTTTCTAATTCATTTTCTTTAGCCGACTTAGTTATTAGTTGGAATGATATATTTTACCTAATTATACTAGGGGGGCTATGTACTAGCTTTGCCTTTGTAGTTAGTATAGAAGTTATGAAATTCTTATCTCCGTATAATGTAATAATGGCGGTAAACCTCGAACCTATATATAGTATAATACTAGCATTGGTGCTGTTTGGAGAATCCGAGAGCATGAATTTTTCTTTTTATCTAGGAGCAGTATTGATTATTGGTGCAGTCAGTTTAGATGGTTATTTAAAGAAAAAAGAAGATAAAAAATCTATAAAATAG
- the yaaA gene encoding peroxide stress protein YaaA — translation MISIVSPAKSLDFDNKAPISDYSLPLFLEKSQKIVNVLKNYSPEDLSKLMNISKDLGLLNANRYQDYKTPFNLENAKQAIFAFTGDVYKGLDATSLSSNAIGHAQTHFKILSGLYGILKPLDLIQAYRLEMGTKISINNSISLYDFWSNHITSELNANLESTNSQFLLNLASNEYSKSIDMKSLNAEVITPVFKDWKSGQYKIISFFAKKARGLMSRYVLENKIKNPNDLKAFDSEGYVFNEDFSTEKSLVFTRKS, via the coding sequence ATGATTAGTATTGTTTCTCCTGCAAAATCACTCGATTTTGACAATAAAGCCCCTATTTCTGATTACAGTTTGCCTTTATTTCTTGAAAAAAGTCAAAAGATAGTTAATGTATTGAAAAATTATTCGCCTGAAGATTTATCCAAATTGATGAATATCAGTAAAGATTTAGGGCTTTTGAATGCCAATCGATACCAAGATTATAAAACTCCTTTTAATCTTGAAAATGCAAAGCAAGCTATTTTTGCTTTTACTGGAGATGTATATAAAGGCTTAGATGCTACATCATTATCATCAAATGCTATTGGTCATGCCCAAACTCATTTTAAAATACTATCAGGTTTATACGGCATACTCAAGCCATTAGATTTGATTCAAGCTTATAGACTTGAAATGGGCACAAAGATTAGTATAAACAATTCAATTTCACTTTATGATTTTTGGTCTAATCATATTACTTCTGAACTAAATGCTAATTTAGAAAGCACTAACTCTCAATTTTTACTAAATCTAGCATCCAATGAGTATTCTAAATCTATAGATATGAAATCACTAAATGCAGAAGTTATAACACCTGTATTTAAAGATTGGAAAAGTGGTCAGTATAAGATTATAAGTTTTTTTGCTAAAAAGGCTAGAGGTTTGATGAGCCGCTACGTTTTAGAGAATAAAATCAAAAACCCAAATGATTTAAAAGCATTTGATAGTGAGGGTTATGTTTTTAATGAGGATTTTTCGACTGAAAAATCATTGGTTTTCACAAGGAAGTCATAA